GTCATATATTTCCGCTTAGAGCTAAAAAAGGAGGAGTTCTAAAAAGAGCAGGACACACCGAAGCTGCAATAGACCTTACCAAACTAGCAGGACTGAAAGAAGGTGGCGTTATCTGCGAAATTATGAATGATGATGGGACGATGGCAAGATTGCCACAATTGGTAGAGTTGGCAAAAAAACACGACCTTAAAATAGTTTCTATAGAAGATTTGATAGAATACCGTCTTAGAAAAGGAGATTTAGTAAATAAAATAGAAGAAAGAACGGTAAAGACACTTTACGGAGAGTTTAAATTCCATGCGTTTCAAGAAAAGCATACTGAGCAAATCCATTTTGCATTTACGAAAGGAGAGTGGACGGAAGAAGAACCAATTTTAGTAAGAGTTCAGAGTTCTAGTTCGTATTTTGATGTATTGAGCAGGTTTATTTCTGGAGAGCAAAATCTTTTGGAAAAAGTTACCAAAATGATAAATGAGGAAGGTAAGGGAGCTATTATATTTATCAATAATGTCTCTAACGCAGAAAATACAATGAGAAAACTCCAGCAGTTTTTAGATTATCAAGATGGTCAAGTACAGCGTCCTACACTTTCTGCTAACTATATGGAGTATGGGGTAGGTACACAAATTTTAAAACATT
The genomic region above belongs to Riemerella anatipestifer and contains:
- the ribB gene encoding 3,4-dihydroxy-2-butanone-4-phosphate synthase, producing the protein MSDIKLNTIPEALEDLRNGKIIIVVDDENRENEGDFLSAAELTTPEIINFMTIYGRGLICTPLPEERCDELGLDIMVSRTSDPKETAFTVSIDLLGEGVSTGISASDRAKTILALMDSSTKPTDFMRPGHIFPLRAKKGGVLKRAGHTEAAIDLTKLAGLKEGGVICEIMNDDGTMARLPQLVELAKKHDLKIVSIEDLIEYRLRKGDLVNKIEERTVKTLYGEFKFHAFQEKHTEQIHFAFTKGEWTEEEPILVRVQSSSSYFDVLSRFISGEQNLLEKVTKMINEEGKGAIIFINNVSNAENTMRKLQQFLDYQDGQVQRPTLSANYMEYGVGTQILKHLGITKFRVITQNPDQKPVISGYDVEVTEMVQL